One Pyricularia grisea strain NI907 chromosome Unknown Pyricularia_grisea_NI907_Scaffold_1, whole genome shotgun sequence DNA segment encodes these proteins:
- a CDS encoding translation elongation factor EF-1 alpha has translation MGNKEKSHLNVVVIGHVDSGKSTTTGHLIYKLKGIDQRTIEKYEKEAAELGKGSFKYAWVLDKLKAERERGITIDIALWKFETAKYQVTVIDAPGHRDFIKNMITGTSQADCAILVIGAGTGEFEAGISKDGQTREHALLAFTLGVRQLIVAVNKMDTAKWAQSRYDEIVKETSNFLKKIGFNPDSVPFVPISGFNGDHMISESADIKANISPNAPWYKGWTKTVNKDGKKEKVIGGASLQDAIDDVTPPTRPTDKPLRLPLQDVYKIGGIGTVPVGRIETGILKPGMVVTFAPANVTTEVKSVEMHHQQLPEGVPGDNVGFNVKNVSVKDIRRGNVAGDSKNDPPMGCASFNAQVIILNHPGQVGAGYAPVLDCHTAHIACKFSEILEKLDRRTGKSIESNPKFIKSGDAAIVKMIPSKPMCVETFSEYPPLGRFAVRDMRQTVAVGVIKSVDKSQGTQGKVTKSAAKAAKK, from the exons ATGGGTAACAAGGAGAAGAGCCACCTTAAC gtcgtcgtcatcgg ACACGTCGACTCCGGAAAGTCCACGACT ACCGGTCACTTGATCTACAAGCTGAAGGGTATTGACCAGCGTACGATCGAGAAGTACGAGAAG GAAGCCGCCGAGTTGGGCAAGGGTTCCTTCAAGTATGCCTGGGTTCTTgacaagctcaaggccgAGCGTGAGCGCGGTATCACCATCGACATTGCTCTGTGGAAGTTCGAGACCGCCAAGTACCAGGTCACCGTCATTG ACGCCCCCGGTCACCGTGATTTCATCAAGAACATGATTACTGGTACTTCGCAGGCCGACTGCGCCATTCTGGTCATCGGTGCCGGTACCGGTGAGTTCGAGGCTGGTATCTCCAAGGATGGCCAGACCCGTGAGCACGCTCTGCTCGCTTTCACCCTCGGTGTTAGGCAGCTCATCGTTGCCGTCAACAAGATGGACACTGCCAAGTGGGCCCAGTCCCGTTACGACGAGATTGTCAAGGAGACCTCCAACTTCTTGAAGAAGATTGGTTTCAACCCTGACTCCGTCCCCTTCGTCCCCATCTCCGGCTTCAACGGTGACCACATGATCTCGGAGTCCGCCGACATCAAGGCCAACATCAGCCCCAACGCTCCCTGGTACAAGGGCTGGACCAAGACCGTCaacaaggacggcaagaaggagaaggtcATCGGTGGTGCTTCGCTCCAGGACGCCATTGACGACGTCACCCCTCCCACCCGTCCCACCGACAAGCCCCTCCGTCTTCCCCTCCAGGATGTCTACAAGATCGGTGGTATCGGCACAGTCCCCGTCGGCCGTATCGAGACTGGTATCCTCAAGCCCGGTATGGTCGTTACCTTCGCCCCCGCCAACGTCACCACTGAAGTCAAGTCCGTGGAGATGCACCACCAGCAGCTCCCCGAGGGTGTCCCCGGTGACAACGTTGGTTTCAACGTCAAGAACGTGTCCGTCAAGGACATTCGCCGTGGTAACGTCGCTGGTGACAGCAAGAACGACCCTCCTATGGGCTGCGCTTCGTTCAACGCTCAGGTCATCATCCTGAACCACCCCGGCCAGGTCGGTGCTGGTTACGCCCCCGTTCTGGACTGCCACACTGCCCACATCGCCTGCAAGTTCTCTGAGATCCTTGAGAAGCTTGACCGCCGTACCGGCAAGTCCATCGAGTCCAACCCCAAGTTCATCAAGTCGGGTGACGCTGCCATCGTCAAGATGATTCCGTCCAAGCCCATGTGTGTTGAGACTTTCTCCGAGTACCCTCCCCTTGGTCGTTTCGCCGTCCGTGACATGCGTCAGACCGTCGCTGTCGGTGTCATCAAGAGCGTCGACAAGAGCCAGGGCACCCAGGGCAAG GTCACCAAGTCCGCTGCCAAGGCCGCCAAGAAATAA